The following nucleotide sequence is from Gordonia jinghuaiqii.
GGGAGCGTTCGGCTACGCCCGCAAGGGCTGGTCGGCACAGCAGATCCTGCGTCACTTCTACGGTGGCACCACCGCGGGGAAGGTGGACAGGCCCGAGATCATCGTGGCCCTCACGGGTCAGAACTCGGTGAATGTGCACGCGGACGCCGGCATGCGCGTCGGTGGTCAGACGGTGGCTCCCGGACAGGCTGTCAGCCTGTCCGGGGGCACGGCCACCGTCCTGAGCCGATGCGGCGGCGGTGCGGTGCGCTCGGTACCGGCCGGCTTCGTCGAACCGCTCAGCATGGCGCCCAACCGGCCGGCAGGTGAGTTCCTCAAATTCTGTGGTTCCAACAAGGCCTACCGAGGCGCCCTGGGCCTCGAAGGTGGGCGCGTGGTCAACCGCATCCACATCGACGACTACGTCAAGGGCGTCATCCCGCGCGAGAGCGTGCCCGCCTGGGGCGATTCCGGCGGCGCGGCAGCCCTGCAGGCGCAGGCCGTCGCGGCCCGAACCTACGCGCTGGCCGCGATCGCCGGCGGCAAGAAGATCGACGACACCCAGAACTCCCAGGTCTACGGCGGCGTCGCGGGTGAGGATCGTCGCACCAATGCGGCGGCCGACGCGACCGGCGGCCAGATCCTCCTACAGAACGGTCAGCCCGCGTTCACCGAGTTCTCGGCGTCGACGGGCGGCTACTCGGCGGGCGGTCGTTTCCCGGCCGTCGTCGACGACGGCGACACCGTCTCGCCCAACCACAACTGGACCGCCACGGTCAGTGCGGGCAGCATCGGAGCAGCTTTCGGGGTCGGTGCCCTGCGGAGTTTCGAGGTCATCGAGGCCAACGGACTCGGCGCCGAACACGGGCGCGCCCTCAAGGTGCGCGCGGTGGGGTCAGGCGGCACCGCAGAGGTCACCGGCGAAGAAGCGCGTACCAAGCTGCAGCTCAAGTCGTCGTGGTTCGCGGTGCAGGGTCAGCCCAACCCGCCGCGGATCGTGAAGCCACCCACCGGACCCGCGGGCCCCGGAGGCGGACTCGACTTCGGCAGTTTGAATCAACTCGCCGAACAGCTCGTGCCCGGGTCGTCGAAGATCCTCGAACTCGCGACCGCGGCGATGAACGGCCGCTTCGCCGACCTCGGCGGGATCACCGGTCCGCTCGGTCAGGCGCTCGGGATCCCGGCGCTGACCCCCGACGCCGCGGGCGTCACCCAGCTCTTCGAGAAGGGGATGATGTTCTTCACCCCGGCGACCGGACCCCGCGTGCTGGTGGGCAAGGGATTCGAGCGTTACCAGCAGCGCGGTGGGATGGCCGTGCTCGGCTTCCCCAAGCGCGACGCCTTCCGCTGATCAGACGGCCTCCGGCCCGGCTTCCACGATCTGCGCGGCCACGTCGACGAGCTTGGTGTTGGTGTCCTGCGACAGCCGTGCGAGCAGCGCGAACGCCTCCGCCGAGTCCAGCTTGTAGCGCTCCATGATCATGCCCTTGGCCTGGCCGATGATGTCGCGCGAGCTGAGCGCGGCCCGCAGCTGCTGCTTCTCCTGCACGGCCCCCAGCGCCGTCGCGGCGTGTGCGGCGAACAGTTCGCCGAGCTGCCGGGCCTCGGGGGTGAAGGAGTTCGGCTCGGTGCTGTGGAGGTTCAGCGCGCCGAAGTCGTCGCCGTCGATGTAGAGGCAGAAACACGCCATCGACCGGATGCCGAGGTCGGTTGCGGCGGGCGCGAACTTCGGCCACCGTGTTTCCGTCCGCATGTCCTCGACCAATACCGTCAGGTCGTCGACCGCCGCCCGGACACAGGGGCCCTCACCCAGCTCCTGCTGTAGCAGGTCGGATTTGCCGCCGAGGTCGCCGACCATCACCGGCGTCTCGATGGCACCGCCCGTGACCAGCGTCACGGTCGCGTATTCCGCGCCGGGGATCGCGTCGACCGCGTATTTGGTCATCGAGCGCAACGCCGCCTCGGTGTCATCACTCTGCTTGCGCATCTCGCTCGCGATGCGCGTCATCTGCGCTCCGTAGTCTGCCAACTGGGTCACCCCTGCCTCCTTGCGAGACGTCGTTCCGAGCGCCTCCTGGACCGACAGCAAAGCGCTGGCTTCGAAACACCTGTTGTCGAGGTGCTCAGTATGCCGTATGGTGCTCGCGCTCGGAATCAACCGGTCCCTCTGCGTGCGTAACCGACCGATCAGATGACAAGGTGAACGGGGTCCGCGCCCGCGTCGGGGCCGGAAGTCGGTGTCGGAGTGGGCCGCCGGTCTGATCGGACGTCGCGCGGCGCCCCGTGGGCGTCGGAGCCGGATGGGCGGGCCTGCCGGAGTGGGTCGACGCGCCGATGGTGGCCGTGGGTCTCCTCGACGGTCGACGCGGCCACCGGGGCCGGTCATGTCGGCGGGGCCGGCGAGGTTCCCCGACGTCGAGCCGCCCGTCGGCGGTCGATCGCCACGCGACGGTGAGCAATGAACACCGTGGTCGACGCCACGTCTCCGGCGGTGGCGGGAGGCGGGACGTCCGGTTCGGCGGACGAATCCGCCGGTGCCGGCGGGCCGGGGCCGAAGTCGCCGGGAGTGACCGGCCCCACGTGGGCGGGGGATCTGCGCCCGTGGCTCGGAGAATCCTCAGGATGGGTCCGTTACCCTGAGGACCCGTGGCAACCAGTAGCAGCTATGACCTGATCGTCGTCGGCTCCGGATTCTTCGGTCTCACCGTCGCCGAACGGGCGGCGACGCAGCTGGGCAAACGGGTACTCGTGCTCGACCGGCGCAACCACCTCGGTGGCAACGCCTACTCCGAGGCCGAGCCGACGACCGGTATCGAGATCCACAAGTACGGTGCTCATCTGTTCCACACCTCCAACGAGCGGGTGTGGGAGTACGTCAACCAGTTCACCGACTTCACCAATTACCAGCACCGCGTGTACGCGCTGCACAACGGGCAGGCCTACCAGTTCCCCATGGGCCTGGGCCTCGTCAGCCAGTTCTTCGGCCGGTACTTCACCCCCGACGAGGCGCGCGCGCTGATCGCCGATCAGGCCAGCGAGATCGACACCGCCGAGGCCCGCAACCTCGAGGAGAAGGCGATCAGCCTCATCGGGCGGCCGCTCTACGAGGCGTTCATCAAGCACTACACCGCCAAGCAGTGGCAGACCGATCCCAAGGAACTGCCCGCGGGGAACATCACGCGCCTACCCGTGCGGTACACCTTCGACAACCGCTACTTCAACGACACCCACGAGGGCCTGCCCGTCGACGGGTACACCGCGTGGCTGGAGAACATGGCCGCCGACGAGCGCATCGAGGTACGCCTGTCCACCGACTGGTTCGACGTGCGCGACGAGCTGCGTGCCGAGAGCCCCGAGGCCCCGGTCGTCTACACCGGTCCGCTGGACCGCTACTTCGACTACTCGGCAGGCAAGCTCGGTTGGCGCACACTCGATTTCGAGACCGAGGTGTTGGAGACCGGCGATTTCCAGGGCACGCCGGTGATGAACTACAACGACGCCGACGTACCGTTCACGCGCATTCACGAGTTCCGGCACTTCCATCCCGAGCGAGACTCCTACCCCGATGACAAGACCGTCATCATGCGTGAGTTCAGCCGCTTCGCGGAGAACGACGACGAGCCGTACTACCCGATCAACACCCCCGAGGACCGCTCGATGCTCACCGCTTACCGGGAGCTCGCGCGGACCGAGACCGCCAGTGCCAACGTGCTGTTCGGCGGCCGGCTGGGTACCTACCAATACCTCGACATGCACATGGCGATCGCGAGCGCGCTCACCATGTTCGACAACACCCTGGCGCCGCATCTGAGCGACGGTGCGCCGTTGGTGGCCGACCCCGCAGGAGCCGAATAGATGACGGTGACCCCCGTGAACCAGTCCGAGATCCCCGCCGCCGGCACCGGGCTGTCGAAGGCCAAGTCCCTCCTGCAACGCGTGATCTTCCCGCGTGCCGGTGAACCGCTGGATGTCCGGTCGCTCTACGCCCTGGAGTCGGAGAGCAACAACCGTCGTGCCCACGCCCCGAGCCGCACCTCGGTGCTGCTCGGCGCCGAGTCCGAGGTGAGCTTCGAGACCTACTTCAACGCGTTCGCCGCGGCGTACTGGCGGCGCTGGAGCATCCTCGACTCGGTGGTGCTGCGCGTCGAGGTCATCGGCACCTGCCGCATCGACCTGTACCGCTCCAAGATCGACGGTTCGCGCATCGGGATCGGTGGCGACCTGGTCGACACCGACGAGACCGGCCGCGGCGTCGCCGAATTCGAGCTCGATCTCGGTCCCTTCGAGGACGGCGGCTGGATCTGGTTCGACGTCACCACCGACACCGACACCGAAATCGTCTCGGCCGGCTGGTATGCGCCCATCGAAGCGCCGACGCCCGACGAGGAGACCAAGCGGGTCACCGTCGGCATCCCCACCTTCAACCGGCCGACCGACGCGGTGAACGCGCTGGCCGCGTTGACCTCCGACCCGATGGTCGACGAGGTCATCGACGCGGTGATGATGCCCGATCAGGGCACCCGGAAGGTCGTCGACGAGCCCGGTTACACCGAGGCCGCCGCGGCCCTCGGTGACCGGCTGCACATCTTCGATCAGGGCAACCTCGGCGGTTCGGGCGGCTACGCGCGAATCATGTACGAGGCGTTGCGGCTCACCGATTCGCCCTACGTGCTCTACATGGACGACGACATCGCCATCGAGCCCGACTCGATCCTGCGTGCGCTCGCGATGTCGCGATTCGCCAAGTCGCCCATGCTCGTCGGCGGGCAGATGCTCAACCTGCAGGACCGCAGTCACCTGCACTGCATGGGCGAGGTCATCCGCCGCGACACCTTCATGTGGACCGCGGCGCCGTTCGTGGAGTACGACCACAACTTCTCCGAACATCCACTGCGCGACCGCGAGAACTCCAAGAACCTGCACCGGCGCATCGACGTCGAGGGCAACGGCTGGTGGATGTGCATGATCCCGCGCGAATGCGCCGAGCAGGTCGGTCTGCCGATGCCCCTGTTCATCAAGTGGGACGACTGGGAGTTCGCGCTGCGTGCAGCCAAGGCCGGCTATCCCACCGCAACCATCCCGGGTATCGCGATCTGGCACATGGCGTGGAGTGACAAGGACGACGCCATCGACTGGCAGGCGTACTTCCACCTGCGCAACCGGCTGGTGGTGGCCTCCATCCACCACGACGGCCCGATCAAGGGCATTGTGCGGTCGATGACCAAGGCCACCGCGAAACACCTTCTGTGCCTTGAGTACTCGACCGTCGCGATCCAGAACGAGGCGATCCGCGACTTCCTCGCCGGACCGGACCACATCCGCAGCCTGCTGCCGACGGCACTGCCCAAGGTCGCGAAGATGCGCAAGGAGTATCCGGACGCGGTGGTCTTGCCGTCGGCCACCGAGCTGCCCCGGACATCCGGTGAGGCAACGCATCTGGGCTCATCCATCCCGCTGAACCCGATCAGCAAGATCAAGGCCCTGGCCGCGTCCGTGGTCAACAACGCGCGCCCCGCCGATCCGCGGCATCACGAGGTGCCG
It contains:
- a CDS encoding GAF and ANTAR domain-containing protein: MTQLADYGAQMTRIASEMRKQSDDTEAALRSMTKYAVDAIPGAEYATVTLVTGGAIETPVMVGDLGGKSDLLQQELGEGPCVRAAVDDLTVLVEDMRTETRWPKFAPAATDLGIRSMACFCLYIDGDDFGALNLHSTEPNSFTPEARQLGELFAAHAATALGAVQEKQQLRAALSSRDIIGQAKGMIMERYKLDSAEAFALLARLSQDTNTKLVDVAAQIVEAGPEAV
- a CDS encoding SpoIID/LytB domain-containing protein yields the protein MCSAVTKARPTRRLPKWPATGSRPTRARGRALTWAAAGLAPALLAGGLVVASSSESTDKVELSVGSTVTLIGHGHGHGRGMGQWGAFGYARKGWSAQQILRHFYGGTTAGKVDRPEIIVALTGQNSVNVHADAGMRVGGQTVAPGQAVSLSGGTATVLSRCGGGAVRSVPAGFVEPLSMAPNRPAGEFLKFCGSNKAYRGALGLEGGRVVNRIHIDDYVKGVIPRESVPAWGDSGGAAALQAQAVAARTYALAAIAGGKKIDDTQNSQVYGGVAGEDRRTNAAADATGGQILLQNGQPAFTEFSASTGGYSAGGRFPAVVDDGDTVSPNHNWTATVSAGSIGAAFGVGALRSFEVIEANGLGAEHGRALKVRAVGSGGTAEVTGEEARTKLQLKSSWFAVQGQPNPPRIVKPPTGPAGPGGGLDFGSLNQLAEQLVPGSSKILELATAAMNGRFADLGGITGPLGQALGIPALTPDAAGVTQLFEKGMMFFTPATGPRVLVGKGFERYQQRGGMAVLGFPKRDAFR
- a CDS encoding glycosyltransferase translates to MTVTPVNQSEIPAAGTGLSKAKSLLQRVIFPRAGEPLDVRSLYALESESNNRRAHAPSRTSVLLGAESEVSFETYFNAFAAAYWRRWSILDSVVLRVEVIGTCRIDLYRSKIDGSRIGIGGDLVDTDETGRGVAEFELDLGPFEDGGWIWFDVTTDTDTEIVSAGWYAPIEAPTPDEETKRVTVGIPTFNRPTDAVNALAALTSDPMVDEVIDAVMMPDQGTRKVVDEPGYTEAAAALGDRLHIFDQGNLGGSGGYARIMYEALRLTDSPYVLYMDDDIAIEPDSILRALAMSRFAKSPMLVGGQMLNLQDRSHLHCMGEVIRRDTFMWTAAPFVEYDHNFSEHPLRDRENSKNLHRRIDVEGNGWWMCMIPRECAEQVGLPMPLFIKWDDWEFALRAAKAGYPTATIPGIAIWHMAWSDKDDAIDWQAYFHLRNRLVVASIHHDGPIKGIVRSMTKATAKHLLCLEYSTVAIQNEAIRDFLAGPDHIRSLLPTALPKVAKMRKEYPDAVVLPSATELPRTSGEATHLGSSIPLNPISKIKALAASVVNNARPADPRHHEVPQANFPPIEARWFSLGRVDGVTVTTADGRGVVYRQRDRDKMIELAKEHFALVKELQEKFPECKQQYRAAHRELTSKESWAGVFGIE
- the glf gene encoding UDP-galactopyranose mutase — translated: MATSSSYDLIVVGSGFFGLTVAERAATQLGKRVLVLDRRNHLGGNAYSEAEPTTGIEIHKYGAHLFHTSNERVWEYVNQFTDFTNYQHRVYALHNGQAYQFPMGLGLVSQFFGRYFTPDEARALIADQASEIDTAEARNLEEKAISLIGRPLYEAFIKHYTAKQWQTDPKELPAGNITRLPVRYTFDNRYFNDTHEGLPVDGYTAWLENMAADERIEVRLSTDWFDVRDELRAESPEAPVVYTGPLDRYFDYSAGKLGWRTLDFETEVLETGDFQGTPVMNYNDADVPFTRIHEFRHFHPERDSYPDDKTVIMREFSRFAENDDEPYYPINTPEDRSMLTAYRELARTETASANVLFGGRLGTYQYLDMHMAIASALTMFDNTLAPHLSDGAPLVADPAGAE